caccccaaatccaGTGGGGATCAGTCCAGTGAAGCACTGATCCCCTGCTGGCTTCCATCGCTCTGCTCGCGGCTAAGAATCGCAATCCTACAGCGCAGAAACAAGGGAAGTGGTACATGGAAATCTGTAACAAAGGGCCATCAGACCGACATCTTACACACAGCACTGGATCTCAGCTTCGTCTTGTGGCTTGATGAGGAGCAGATTCTGTTTGTTAAAGTCTCTATGGAGCAATTGGTTCTAGAATGCAATAATATCCATCGAGTATTTCATATTCATAGGTTCTCTTGTGCGTAACTAAGAGTTTAAGGTCTAAAACAACTATATTTTTACATGAGAAATACATCCACGCAGCATTTATTACGAAACATTTTATCTCTTGCTCTTCTTGCTGAACAAACAACTTGGCTCTTTTACTTCTTGACAAAATAACTTAAGTGTTTTAAGCACTGCTCAACTATTTTGCTTCCACTTGCTAAAATTCAGAAGCTCAACTCCACCTTTTTCATTATTCAGCAGCCACACTTCTGAGCTCAGTGACCCCAAGCATACGATCACTAATaaaatgctgcagagcagtCTCTCAGAAGCATCTGCATGAATAACATTATAATTTAATATTGTCAAACTTCTTTATAAATACTCTGAAGAGTTCTCCAGAATCCAGTATTTTCAGGTTTAGTCTGTCCGACAAAATAGGTAGGTGAAAGTTCGCTGGAATTTGAGGATAGACATTCTTAAAGTGTTTCGATTTCCTTAAAGATTGTAGAAGTCTCCTTTGATCTGCTGTAGTGTTTTACAAACGAGGTTAGTCTTTGGAGAGCTTCTGACAAACCCTCTCCTGTGAGAGCACAACAGGGTTGTACATACCAATTCCTGTCGCTGCAGGACTTCTTTATGTGGAATCTCCGGGTTATTTCCTCAGCGTTCAAAGCTCCAGGCAAATCCTGCTTGTTCGCTAGCACGACAACCGGTACGCTTCTTAGAGAGTCATTCCTTAAAATGAGTTCAAATTCTTTCCTTGATTCTTCCAGACGCTGCTTATCAGAGCTGTCCACAACATAGAGCAGTCCGTCTGCGTTCTCCAGGAAATTGCACCAGAACTGTCTCATTTTCTGTTGTCCTCCAACATCCCAAAATGTCAGTGTAAAATCTTTCCCAGTGTCAATCATATCCACGTTAAAGCCAATTGTTGGAATTGTTAGAAAGACATCGTTATACTTCAACTTGTACAAGAGCGTAGATTTTCCTGCGGAATCGAGTCCTAACATCAGCATATTAGCTTGCTTGGCTTTGGAGTGTTTGGTGTTCTGGAGGCCCATTTGTGCTGCGGTGCTCTCTAGTAAGCCTTTAAAGCTGGAATTCACCGTCTTCTGTGAAGCCAATTTTTGTCAGTAAGATGATCTTTCCTCCTCCGTGAGGTGAAGCAGAAAGAgtaaggaagaggaagaggaagaagcagctttacgctatgaaaagtaaataaaagctCTGTACAAATACAAGCTGGCTTTTATCAACTCAGTGATATGCAAACAGTATTTATGAAGGTGTAATGTTCAGTGCCAAGCTTGTGGGTAGAACAACTATGAGTAATATACCAGTTGGTCACAAGCACAAAGGTTGCAGTCTTCAAACGTGTTTGAACGAATAACCGCACTTACACGACCATTTGAGAACACTTTACATTGTAAAATTGTGTGTACCAAACCAGCAGCAGGCTGTTTGTACCGCCTAATCCCACAGTGCAGGGAGCCACTAGCTGTCTGCCCGGTGTCAGCGCGTGCCCGGAGATAAATCCCTTTATTACTGCGTCCGCATCCGCTTAGGAAAAGAAACACGAACACAGCCAGCGAGGAGAAATTTTAAGGTTTGTCCATACTTATCCATCTGTGAAATGACAAGGGGCCTGATTTAGCGGTGCGTCTCATCTCCCAGCAACAAATGAATCTCGAGAGGTTTCGAATGCGAGTCTACGTGGGTACATCAAACCGTCAGAGAACTCCACTCGAAAACATGCTCTGCTCCAGGTGGCTGCTGCAGACTCCCCCAGTTACTCCTCCTGCCCACTCACGCATGAAGCTGTCCACGCTGATTTCGCTCCTGAGCTATAAATTTGGTGAGTTGCGTTTGTTTAACTGCACTCTCCatgacagagcaggggcacaggctgccctgagaggctgtggagtcccttccctggagatattcaaaccccgcctggtcacagtcctgtgccccctgctctgggtgtgcctgctcacgcagggggtgggacggggtgatctccagaggtcacttccaacctctgccgttctgtgattctgtgatggaGACTAAATATAGATCTCATGATCCAGTCATTACTGAGATTTAGTtacctgaaattaaaaatttctgttgGCTTCATTATGCTCTATTCTGCTGTTGCCCACTAGTCTGTGATAAAGATTTCGTTCAAGAAAGGAACAAGGAGAGGGGAAATAACTGAGTTTCAAccaaaagatcttttttttttttttttgccagcattCTAATGAGCAGAATTCTAAAAAGAGGAGGTAGAAAATTAAGTCTAATATTATTTAATTCATATTAAGTCTTCATTTTTTTGACAGTTATGAGTCCTCCGCTGGGTGGCTCCAGTGCGTACCGAGTGCTGCGATACTTACGTGCCCTTATGCCCAGATGACCTGTATTAGTTATTACCATATGTCTTTACTTCACAAAGTACATAATCAGCAAAAAGATGTAGAGGTTCTGGCCAAACGAGCTGCTGACTGATAGGATAATCACTGCAGTGATTATGACACCGGTTGCTCAGATATTACCCACGTTGCGTAAAATAAACCTCAGTCTTGACAGACAAGTTACAATCTGGTTTCTCTTGAAGCTACAAGGGTTATGCCAGAACTAATGGGGGGCAAGAGAAGATGACAGTGATGTACGCACTGTTGtacattttacatatttaataaCATGTAGAGATTACGTGGAGGATTTTTTCAGGAGCAGGTCATGATGTATTAAAGCAGGGAAGAAAGcgtttgcattttttaataaattatgtGCATGAATCAAATCGAAAGACGGGGCGATGGGAAACTATGCAAAACGCATTGTTAACACAGCCCAGTGAGTCATAATTCCCTGCAAAACCACCGCCTCCTTGAAATACGGTTATCTTGATCGGGGCAAAACCCCCTTCCTGTGCCAGCGGTGGCAGAGTGGAAGGATGCTCCGTGTCATGGGCAGCGCTGTGATTTAAAGATGTCCCGCAGTTCTCTGCTCTCTATGTTTGCTCCAACTTTATCCGATATTTACAGTCTCAACTGTTATTACATCAGACTAGCACTTTAAAGATGCGATTAAGCAATGCCTGACTTTTTACAAGctgtttacatttctttccAGGACAGGGCAGCTAGCTTCCAGAGGCTCCATGGCTTTGCAGTTTTAAACTGTACCCGAGTCACACGTGACTTTGGTTTGGAGCAGGATTTTGCGATGCGGAGCCCAGTTCCAGCACTGATTTCCCATGTTACTTTGGAGCGTGAGGCCAAACCGGAGCCGTGGTCAGCTGCATGAGATATGCCGCAACGCAGCCTCCCGCTTGCGGGTTCTGAATCTCCGTTTGCGCCAAAAGATGAGCAATGAGGGAACGAGAAATTGACCTTCGGTGTGTCCAAAGGTGTGTTTGCTTTGCCAGGGTGAGGCGACCCTGCTCACGTAGGGTTTGCTGTAGGTTTGGTTTAAAATACTCCTAGTAATAAACTAAACCTGGGACATCTGATTTACCATCAATTCATCTGAACTCAAAACGCTGCACAATAAACTTTTTGTAAACTGTGTAGGTTTAAAACCTAATATGTCCAAGCAGGATATTCCACAGCTGCTGCGTGCTTTTGTAACATTACAAAATATAATGGATTTCATGGTTtgggggggctcgggggtgAACCCTCGCCACAGTCGAGCCCAGCAGCTGAAGCAAGATTTGAGAACACCAGTTCTCCCCCCTGGGACCCACACCCTTCCATCTCACACCCAGCCACGCTGCGATTTTCAAAGGCCGGAGCCAGCAGAAGCCCCGGGAGGCCGGCCCGGAGGTGCCGCCGCGCCAGCcacccgcccccgccgcggggcccgCCCGGGCCCTCCcgaggaggcggcgggggcgggcatTTCCCGGTGCCCGCTGGCCCCGCTTCCCCAGGGCGCGGGCGGCGCTCCCGAGCCAGGCCCGCCCTCTCGCCCTGAGGGCCCCGGCCGCTGCGCACGAGAGGCGGCGGCGCCGCGCGGCGCggtgaggtgaggtgaggtgCGGTGAGAGCGGGCGGGGGACGGGGAGCGCGGGCGGCCTGAGGGGCCGCGCGGGCGCCGGGGCCTCGCGGCCATTTAAGGGCGGGTCGGGGGACGagggctcccccggcccccccggcctgGCGtgaggcggcgggcggggggtgggtgggtgtgcaCCCCGCTCTTGGCCGGGGGCTTCACGGGTGTGCCGGGAGGAGAAGGGGCTCAAGAAACTGTGTGTGGgggaaaagagaacaaaacactCTTCTGTCACCgagtttccccccccccccccttttttttttaaactagcaAACAGTTAAATGGCTTTAAATTTTTGCGTGctacattttacatttacatttacgTTTTACATGCAGAGGCGGTAGATTTCCTCTTAACGAATTCACCCTTTCGGGCTGTTACCTCTTAAGTAACCTGCGCACTGTGAAAGTTGCCTAGAAGGGAGACTGGAGATTGCTTGGGCGGCCTGAGAGCAAGTCATTGTTAAAGGATATTTAAAACGATGTTTAAAGTATTGTTACATTAGATCATCATAGCCCAGGATCCCGCAAAAATCCATCTTGTTTCTATTGGCAGTAAGGCatatgaagaaaatgagaagccaGGAACAGTAATAtatttccaaattatttctgctggtagctttaaaaaaaaaaagggtttatttttctATACAACTCACATTATAAATATGgtattttttagatttttaaattggACTATTAATTGGTTATTATTAGATTTTAATGACTATGAGAATTTGCCACCTTTTTACTGTCAAGAGTGGCTGCACTTAGTAGTTAGGTAGCCATAGCAGATTGTGAGAAATCTAACTGAAATTACTGTAGAGCATGCTTAGTACACGATGtcttgcatttgttttaaagttgACCATTTTCATGTGTCAGCACAATTTTGAACTCTTACCTTGTCGTGCCAGGAAGCCGTGAGCTTAGAAGCAAACGAAAGCATTTCTCTGATGGGAATCGCTCCCTGGTATGTCCCTGGTATCGCTCCCCGCTGCGTGTGCCGTGGTGCAGCTGGAACGCAGAAACCGCCGACGAGGCCCAGAAGCGGTGGAGAACCTGTCCTGGGTGTAGCTGGAAGGTCTGTAACTGCATCACCTCTGAGCAACAGCCCCGGTTCAACCTTCAGGCCTGACTTCCTCAAACTCATTGCTTTGCTTTAAGCATTTGAAATAGGAAGAGAAGGGGGTTTTCCTGTCAggggctgtggtttggttttCACCTTTAATTTGCCCCTTCATTCTTTTCTGTATGTGTTTGAAGTCAGAGTTCTGTGCTTAATGATGTTGGAGGATGGCTGCCTGTATTTGGAAttctcagtgctgcagaaataGCTGTCTGATGATTTGGGGAGTGTAGTTTCTGCTCCGTGACTGTTACGAGAGCCATGTTTTTGTGAACCTGTGCTAGCTTGCAGGCAGTTTAGCGTATCGCTGGAGGAACGTGACCTTAGGGAAGAGAATGACAGGGCTTGTGGGGACTGGACTTCCTAGCTCCTCAGGAGTCATGCAGCAAACCAGCATTTTACAGTGTTTGTCCTGGATGCCCTGTGGTGCAGGCTTTTCATAAGGGTATGGTAGCTTTAAGATTGTGTTTTGCAGAGTATGGGCAAAGGATGATTTATTTTCCCAGATTTTTCATT
This sequence is a window from Phalacrocorax carbo chromosome 7, bPhaCar2.1, whole genome shotgun sequence. Protein-coding genes within it:
- the ARL14 gene encoding ADP-ribosylation factor-like protein 14, translating into MGLQNTKHSKAKQANMLMLGLDSAGKSTLLYKLKYNDVFLTIPTIGFNVDMIDTGKDFTLTFWDVGGQQKMRQFWCNFLENADGLLYVVDSSDKQRLEESRKEFELILRNDSLRSVPVVVLANKQDLPGALNAEEITRRFHIKKSCSDRNWYVQPCCALTGEGLSEALQRLTSFVKHYSRSKETSTIFKEIETL